One Bradyrhizobium sp. ISRA464 genomic window carries:
- a CDS encoding gamma-glutamyl-gamma-aminobutyrate hydrolase family protein (Members of this family of hydrolases with an active site Cys residue belong to MEROPS family C26.), with protein MPHITIIETGFVNPRYRERHGTYPQMFERMIAAADPSIACEVVSIPSGETLPDPAGLDAILITGSPAGVYDEFDWIAPLENFVRKAHDKRVPMVGVCFGHQLIAQALGGTVRKSEKGWGMGRHVYRLAPGNGLIEGDDIAIACSHQDQVITPPASARTIMSSTFTPHAGLLYANGTTLSVQPHPEFTVGYADALCDLHRDRAPEDVIATAKASLAEPLDHTRLGGVVTRFLTERRT; from the coding sequence ATGCCGCACATCACCATCATCGAAACCGGGTTCGTCAATCCACGCTATCGCGAGCGCCACGGAACCTATCCGCAGATGTTCGAGCGGATGATTGCCGCCGCCGATCCCTCGATCGCATGTGAAGTTGTGAGCATACCCAGCGGCGAGACGCTTCCGGATCCAGCCGGGCTGGATGCGATCCTGATCACCGGCTCGCCGGCCGGCGTCTATGACGAGTTTGACTGGATCGCACCGCTCGAGAACTTCGTGCGCAAAGCCCACGACAAGCGCGTTCCGATGGTCGGCGTCTGCTTCGGCCATCAGCTGATCGCGCAGGCGCTGGGCGGCACGGTGCGCAAGTCGGAAAAGGGCTGGGGCATGGGACGTCACGTCTATCGGCTGGCGCCGGGCAACGGGCTGATCGAGGGCGACGACATCGCCATCGCCTGCTCGCATCAGGACCAGGTCATCACCCCGCCCGCGTCCGCGCGCACCATCATGTCGTCCACCTTCACGCCGCATGCTGGCCTGCTCTATGCAAACGGCACGACGCTGTCGGTGCAGCCGCATCCTGAATTCACTGTGGGCTACGCGGACGCGCTGTGCGACCTCCACCGCGACCGCGCGCCCGAGGATGTGATCGCAACCGCGAAAGCGTCGCTCGCCGAGCCTCTGGACCACACCAGGCTCGGCGGCGTGGTGACGCGCTTCCTCACGGAGCGCCGTACTTAA